From a single Cnuibacter physcomitrellae genomic region:
- the miaA gene encoding tRNA (adenosine(37)-N6)-dimethylallyltransferase MiaA, which produces MSVGGDGRVLAVVGATGTGKSDLSLAIADTLAEAGRRAEIVNADAMQLYRGMDIGTAKLALEERRGHPHHQLDVLDVVDEASVAAYQRHARADIDAIVARGAVPVLVGGSGLYVSSVLFPFEFPARDEAVRARLEKELDERGPGALYRDLVSLDRASAEAIGPHNGRRLVRALEVATVTGEPVSGRLPAEAAPWRPTTVIRLGIDRADLVERLDRRVERMWSSGLLDEVALLAAHGLRDGSTATRAIGYAQALDQLDGVLTRDEAVTATQALTRRYARRQVSWFRRYEDAVDLDPRDGAATRDVVQGLVRAAVD; this is translated from the coding sequence GTGAGCGTGGGCGGCGACGGCCGCGTGCTCGCCGTTGTCGGAGCGACGGGAACAGGCAAGTCCGACCTCTCGCTGGCGATCGCCGACACCCTCGCCGAGGCGGGACGGCGGGCCGAGATCGTCAACGCCGATGCCATGCAGCTCTATCGCGGCATGGACATCGGGACGGCGAAGCTCGCCCTCGAGGAGCGACGAGGGCACCCGCATCACCAGCTCGACGTGCTGGACGTCGTCGACGAGGCCTCGGTGGCCGCGTATCAGCGGCACGCCCGCGCCGACATCGACGCCATCGTGGCCCGCGGAGCGGTCCCCGTCCTGGTCGGCGGATCGGGGCTGTACGTCTCCAGCGTGCTCTTCCCCTTCGAGTTCCCCGCCCGCGACGAGGCCGTGCGGGCGCGACTGGAGAAGGAGCTCGACGAGAGGGGCCCCGGGGCGCTCTACCGCGACCTGGTGAGCCTGGATCGAGCGTCGGCCGAGGCGATCGGACCGCACAACGGGCGGCGGCTCGTCCGGGCCCTGGAGGTCGCGACGGTGACAGGCGAGCCGGTCTCGGGGCGTCTGCCCGCCGAGGCGGCGCCCTGGCGTCCCACGACGGTGATCCGACTCGGCATCGACCGCGCCGATCTCGTCGAGCGGCTCGACCGCCGCGTCGAGCGGATGTGGTCGTCGGGTCTGCTCGACGAGGTCGCCCTGCTTGCCGCGCATGGGCTCCGCGACGGCTCGACGGCCACGCGGGCGATCGGCTACGCCCAGGCCCTCGACCAGCTCGACGGCGTCCTCACGCGTGACGAGGCGGTCACCGCCACTCAGGCGCTGACCAGGCGTTACGCGCGCCGGCAGGTCAGCTGGTTCCGGCGGTACGAGGACGCGGTCGACCTCGACCCCCGCGACGGCGCGGCGACCCGCGACGTCGTGCAGGGCCTGGTCCGTGCGGCCGTAGACTGA
- the miaB gene encoding tRNA (N6-isopentenyl adenosine(37)-C2)-methylthiotransferase MiaB translates to MTILSDPRTAAGATTISPSSAALDTEGRARTYEVRTYGCQMNVHDSERLSGSLEAAGYVRADGVEPDVVVINTCAVRENADNKLYGNLGHLAAVKRGHEGMQIAVGGCLAQKDKGVILEKAPWVDVVFGTHNMGSLPALLERARHNDAAELEILESLEVFPSTLPTKRDSTYSGWVSISVGCNNTCTFCIVPSLRGKEKDRRPGDVLAEVQSLVDDGAIEVTLLGQNVNSYGVEFGDRLAFGKLLRAAGAIEGLERIRFTSPHPAAFTDDVIDAMAETPSVMPQLHMPLQSGSDRILRAMRRSYRSAKFLGILERVRHRIPDAAISTDIIVGFPGETDADFEDTLRVVEEARFASAFTFQYSIRPGTPAAEYDEQVPREVVQERYERLIALQERISQEENDRLIGREVEVLVANGEGRRDDETHRMSGRARDSRLVHFDVPSGSARPRPGDVVTVRVSRATPFYLIAGPDGATLDVRATRAGDAWDRAQAESCAVPSHGASGASAGPVSLGLPTLRVATSPIYSPSDDLRTASERQG, encoded by the coding sequence ATGACCATTCTCAGCGATCCCCGAACGGCCGCCGGCGCGACCACCATCTCGCCGTCGTCGGCCGCCCTCGACACCGAGGGGCGTGCCCGCACCTACGAGGTGCGCACCTACGGCTGCCAGATGAACGTGCACGACTCCGAACGGCTCAGCGGGTCGCTCGAGGCCGCCGGCTACGTGAGGGCCGACGGCGTCGAGCCGGACGTCGTGGTGATCAACACCTGCGCCGTCCGCGAGAACGCCGACAACAAGCTCTATGGCAACCTGGGTCATCTCGCCGCGGTCAAGCGCGGGCACGAGGGAATGCAGATCGCCGTCGGCGGCTGCCTCGCGCAGAAGGACAAGGGCGTCATCCTCGAGAAGGCGCCCTGGGTCGACGTCGTCTTCGGCACTCACAACATGGGCTCGCTCCCCGCGCTGCTCGAGCGGGCGCGGCACAACGATGCGGCCGAGCTCGAGATCCTGGAGTCCCTCGAGGTCTTCCCGTCGACGCTGCCGACCAAGCGCGACTCGACCTACAGCGGATGGGTGTCGATCTCGGTCGGCTGCAATAACACGTGCACCTTCTGCATCGTGCCGTCGCTCCGCGGCAAGGAGAAGGACCGCCGGCCGGGTGACGTGCTGGCCGAGGTGCAGTCGCTCGTCGATGACGGCGCCATCGAGGTCACGCTGCTCGGACAGAACGTCAACTCGTACGGTGTCGAGTTCGGCGACCGTCTCGCCTTCGGCAAGCTCCTCCGCGCGGCCGGGGCGATCGAGGGTCTCGAGCGGATCCGCTTCACGAGCCCTCATCCCGCGGCGTTCACCGACGACGTGATCGACGCGATGGCCGAGACCCCGTCGGTCATGCCTCAGCTCCACATGCCCCTCCAGTCCGGCTCCGACCGCATCCTGCGCGCCATGCGCCGGTCCTACCGGTCGGCGAAGTTCCTGGGCATCCTCGAGCGGGTCCGTCACCGCATCCCGGACGCGGCGATCAGCACCGACATCATCGTCGGATTCCCGGGCGAGACCGACGCCGACTTCGAGGACACCCTGCGCGTGGTCGAGGAGGCCAGGTTCGCCTCGGCGTTCACGTTCCAGTACTCGATCCGGCCCGGCACGCCCGCGGCGGAGTACGACGAGCAGGTTCCGCGCGAGGTGGTGCAGGAGCGCTACGAGCGTCTGATCGCGCTGCAGGAGCGCATCAGCCAGGAGGAGAACGACCGCCTGATCGGACGCGAGGTGGAGGTGCTCGTGGCGAACGGCGAGGGCCGACGAGACGACGAGACGCACCGGATGAGCGGCCGGGCGCGCGACTCGCGTCTGGTGCACTTCGACGTGCCGTCGGGCTCGGCGCGGCCCCGGCCGGGCGATGTCGTGACCGTCCGTGTGTCGCGCGCGACCCCGTTTTACCTGATCGCCGGCCCCGACGGCGCGACGCTCGACGTCCGTGCGACCCGGGCGGGCGACGCATGGGACCGCGCCCAGGCCGAGAGCTGCGCGGTGCCGTCCCACGGCGCGTCCGGCGCCTCCGCGGGCCCCGTGTCGCTGGGTCTGCCCACGCTCCGAGTGGCGACCTCGCCGATCTACAGCCCCTCAGACGACCTGCGCACGGCGTCCGAGCGCCAGGGGTGA
- a CDS encoding regulatory protein RecX: MNDIISLDAVRRERTAAAHGVEAGPVETPETDEERLARVSDTVIRALGRRQLSAAETVDLLIAQGAEPDEAEVLVSRYRELGYVDDRMLAEVLVERLRSRHNKSRAVISRELSARRIPQECITDALSVVDDEEERELAEAAALKRVRQLSSYDDDTAERRLMGFLARRGYPSPVVREATRVAMATRNERRGPRFV, encoded by the coding sequence ATGAACGACATCATCAGCCTCGACGCCGTGCGCCGCGAGCGCACTGCCGCCGCGCACGGCGTCGAGGCCGGTCCCGTCGAGACCCCGGAGACCGATGAGGAGCGCCTCGCCCGGGTGAGCGACACGGTGATCCGCGCTCTCGGGCGGCGCCAGCTCTCCGCGGCCGAGACCGTCGACCTCCTCATCGCCCAGGGGGCCGAGCCCGACGAGGCCGAGGTGCTCGTGAGCCGTTATCGCGAGCTCGGCTACGTCGACGATCGGATGCTCGCCGAGGTCCTCGTCGAGCGTCTCCGATCGCGTCACAACAAGAGCCGCGCCGTCATCTCCCGCGAGCTGTCCGCCCGCCGCATCCCGCAGGAGTGCATCACCGATGCGCTCTCGGTCGTCGACGACGAGGAGGAGCGCGAGCTCGCCGAGGCGGCCGCTCTCAAGCGCGTGCGCCAGTTGTCGTCCTACGACGACGACACGGCCGAGCGCCGTCTCATGGGTTTCCTGGCGCGGAGGGGGTACCCGTCCCCGGTCGTGCGCGAGGCGACTCGCGTGGCGATGGCGACGCGGAACGAGCGTCGCGGGCCGCGGTTCGTCTGA
- the recA gene encoding recombinase RecA: protein MPTEANREKALETALAQIDRQFGKGSVMRLGSDERAPVEVVPTGSIALDVALGIGGIPRGRIVEIYGPESSGKTTLTLHAIANAQRAGGIAAFIDAEHALDPDYAQKLGVDIDSLLVSQPDTGEQALEIADMLVRSGSIDLIVIDSVAALVPRAEIEGEMGDAHVGLQARLMSQALRKLTGALNQTNTTMIFINQLREKVGVFFGSPETTAGGKALKFYASVRLDIRRIETLKEGTEAVGNRTRVKVVKNKMAPPFKQAEFDILYGVGISREGSLIDFGVEHEIVRKSGAWYTYDGDQLGQGKENARRFLSENTDIAAEIETKILAKLGIGGAKAEAPAPVESLQAKMASKKGA, encoded by the coding sequence ATGCCCACCGAAGCCAACCGCGAGAAGGCCCTCGAGACCGCCCTCGCCCAGATCGACCGTCAGTTCGGCAAGGGCTCGGTGATGCGCCTCGGCAGCGACGAGCGTGCGCCCGTCGAGGTCGTGCCCACGGGGTCCATCGCCCTCGACGTCGCCCTCGGCATCGGCGGCATCCCCCGCGGCCGCATCGTCGAGATCTACGGCCCGGAGTCGTCGGGTAAGACCACGCTGACGCTCCACGCCATCGCGAACGCCCAGCGCGCGGGAGGCATCGCCGCGTTCATCGATGCCGAGCACGCGCTCGACCCCGACTACGCCCAGAAGCTCGGAGTCGACATCGACTCCCTTCTGGTCTCGCAGCCCGACACCGGTGAGCAGGCCCTCGAGATCGCCGACATGCTCGTCCGCTCCGGCTCGATCGACCTCATCGTGATCGACTCCGTGGCCGCTCTCGTGCCCCGCGCCGAGATCGAGGGCGAGATGGGCGACGCCCACGTGGGCCTCCAGGCCCGGCTGATGTCGCAGGCCCTCCGCAAGCTCACGGGTGCGCTCAACCAGACCAACACCACGATGATCTTCATCAACCAGCTCCGCGAGAAGGTCGGCGTGTTCTTCGGCAGCCCCGAGACCACCGCGGGCGGCAAGGCGCTGAAGTTCTACGCGTCGGTCCGGCTCGACATCCGTCGCATCGAGACCCTCAAGGAGGGCACCGAGGCCGTCGGCAACCGCACCCGCGTGAAGGTCGTCAAGAACAAGATGGCGCCGCCCTTCAAGCAGGCCGAGTTCGACATCCTGTACGGCGTCGGCATCTCCCGCGAGGGCAGCCTGATCGACTTCGGCGTCGAGCACGAGATCGTCCGCAAGTCCGGTGCCTGGTACACCTACGACGGCGACCAGCTGGGTCAGGGCAAGGAGAACGCCCGCCGGTTCCTCTCCGAGAACACCGACATCGCCGCCGAGATCGAGACGAAGATCCTCGCCAAGCTCGGCATCGGCGGGGCGAAGGCTGAGGCCCCGGCCCCCGTCGAGTCGCTCCAGGCGAAGATGGCCTCGAAGAAGGGCGCCTGA
- a CDS encoding DUF3046 domain-containing protein translates to MRLSEFRRAVDDEFGRGYGAVVTNDLVISDLGERTAEEALRAGRTPREVWLALCKAADVPRSHWHGAGRPEPKR, encoded by the coding sequence ATGCGACTGAGCGAGTTCCGACGCGCCGTCGACGACGAGTTCGGGCGCGGGTACGGCGCGGTCGTCACCAACGACCTCGTCATCTCCGACCTCGGCGAGCGCACGGCGGAGGAGGCGCTCCGAGCCGGGCGCACGCCGCGAGAGGTGTGGCTGGCGCTGTGCAAGGCGGCCGACGTGCCGCGGTCGCACTGGCACGGAGCGGGTCGGCCCGAGCCCAAGCGCTGA
- a CDS encoding helix-turn-helix domain-containing protein translates to MILVRQEIGDVLRDFRLQKGRTLRQVASKASVALGYLSEVERGQKEASSEILASVADALDTPISVIMREVGERLAVLEGLEPIPDTVPDDFVADFDADLVAR, encoded by the coding sequence GTGATTCTAGTTCGTCAGGAAATCGGCGACGTGCTTCGGGACTTCCGCCTGCAGAAGGGCCGTACGCTCCGCCAGGTGGCGAGCAAGGCCAGCGTCGCGCTCGGTTACCTCAGCGAGGTCGAGCGCGGTCAGAAGGAGGCGTCGAGCGAGATCCTCGCCTCGGTCGCCGATGCGCTCGACACCCCGATCTCCGTGATCATGCGGGAGGTCGGCGAGCGTCTCGCGGTGCTGGAGGGCCTCGAGCCCATCCCCGACACCGTGCCCGACGACTTCGTGGCGGATTTCGACGCCGATCTCGTTGCACGGTGA